Proteins found in one Homalodisca vitripennis isolate AUS2020 chromosome 4, UT_GWSS_2.1, whole genome shotgun sequence genomic segment:
- the LOC124359318 gene encoding protein takeout-like, with the protein MEVLGHTFIFLAMLIVEAIAYPKGSIYRCQHSSPQLNDCVREGLASVISQFRAGNVELGVPPLEPIEVPYLQIRHDDPNLSVDLVMKNINIFGFTDIKLAKVTTNLDDVKKVEVTGKTPALRLTGEYLSEGLVINFPLHSAGSFAINMTEVTSSWVVYLREIQRNQTSYLQIDGFDIDMMPISVSFQPASQLDGDNSLGEAVNIILNENSHEVYSIIKSRLAGVFSGVLTELTNRVLSQVPVQDYLVP; encoded by the exons ATGGAGGTCCTAGGACATACTTTTATCTTCTTGGCGATGCTCATTGTAGAGGCCATCGCGTACCCTAAAG GTTCGATATACAGATGTCAGCATTCTAGTCCTCAGCTGAATGATTGCGTGAGGGAGGGCTTAGCCTCAGTGATATCGCAATTCAGAGCGG GGAACGTGGAACTGGGGGTACCGCCGCTTGAGCCAATAGAAGTTCCCTACTTGCAGATCCGCCACGACGATCCTAACCTGAGTGTGGACCTTGTCATgaagaacataaatattttcgGCTTCACGGACATCAAACTGGCGAAAGTCAC GACAAACCTGGATGACGTGAAGAAGGTGGAAGTGACAGGAAAGACGCCGGCCTTGCGTCTCACTGGCGAGTATCTCAGCGAGGGGCTGGTAATCAACTTTCCCCTCCACAGTGCCGGCTCATTCGCCATCAACATGA CGGAGGTGACGTCATCCTGGGTGGTGTACTTGCGAGAGATACAACGTAACCAGACATCATACCTGCAGATCGATGGTTTCGACATCGATATGATGCCCATCAGCGTATCCTTCCAGCCCGCGTCACAACTGGATGGCGACAACAGCCTTG GTGAAGCAGTGAACATAATCCTGAACGAGAACTCACATGAGGTGTACTCGATCATCAAGAGCAGGCTGGCCGGTGTGTTCAGTGGTGTGCTGACAGAGCTGACGAACAGGGTGTTGTCCCAGGTACCCGTACAGGACTACCTGGTGCCATAG